One stretch of Aigarchaeota archaeon DNA includes these proteins:
- a CDS encoding aldehyde dehydrogenase family protein produces the protein MSVVGPRLEYGTPKLRLGTFFDEIYEVGPDGIPTFKIFLDGKWVKASTNETFDIDTPIDESVIARAQKAGEKDMELAIDIAKESQRRIRDIAAISRIEIFHLAVELMKERVQDFVETLVLEAGKPRRDALGEVKATIDRMRLTMEEARKIFGEYIPGDWSEDTVGKIALVIHEPVGVVGAIGPFNYPLYIPAAKIIPALLSGNSVVVKPASDDPLSQLLFARILEEAGLPRGCLNVVTGPGKIASLLASSEKVRLVSFTGSTATGKELYRASTIKSMHLELGGKALAVVLDDADLNLAAKKCVEGSLRNAGQRCDAISVVLVQKSVADAFVEKLLREVDGWKFGDPRDPDVMMGPMINRKAVEYVHDLVKDALEKGAKLLRGGRYWGCYFEPTVLDYVPLEARIVWEETFGPVIPIVRIENEDEAIEISYRSKYGLDSCVFTNNFYRMWKVAKRLQVGEVTINDMPRHGVGFFPFGGVKDSGIGREGIGYSIDEMTVLKTIVFNLEPAGLGKAKKAL, from the coding sequence TTGTCCGTAGTAGGGCCGAGACTAGAATACGGGACACCTAAGCTAAGGCTTGGCACGTTCTTCGACGAGATTTACGAAGTAGGGCCTGACGGCATACCTACCTTCAAGATTTTTTTGGACGGAAAATGGGTCAAGGCTTCGACGAACGAAACTTTCGATATAGACACGCCGATCGATGAGAGCGTTATCGCAAGAGCGCAAAAAGCTGGAGAGAAGGATATGGAGTTAGCGATAGACATAGCAAAAGAAAGCCAGAGAAGGATAAGAGATATTGCCGCAATCAGCAGGATAGAGATATTCCACTTAGCGGTAGAACTCATGAAGGAAAGGGTCCAAGATTTTGTCGAGACACTAGTACTCGAGGCAGGAAAGCCTAGGAGGGACGCGCTAGGAGAAGTGAAGGCAACGATTGATAGAATGCGGCTGACAATGGAGGAAGCAAGAAAGATATTCGGCGAATATATACCGGGCGACTGGTCGGAGGACACTGTTGGAAAGATAGCTCTGGTGATTCACGAGCCCGTCGGTGTAGTCGGCGCGATAGGCCCGTTCAACTACCCGCTTTACATACCTGCGGCGAAGATCATACCTGCACTCCTGTCCGGTAACTCTGTAGTGGTTAAGCCAGCTAGCGACGATCCGCTCAGCCAGCTACTTTTTGCCAGGATACTAGAGGAGGCGGGGTTGCCGCGTGGTTGTCTGAACGTAGTCACGGGCCCAGGTAAGATTGCCAGTCTGTTGGCATCGAGCGAAAAGGTTCGTTTGGTTTCGTTTACGGGTAGCACGGCAACTGGGAAAGAGCTTTACAGGGCATCGACAATAAAGTCCATGCACCTTGAGTTGGGTGGAAAGGCGCTAGCGGTAGTTCTCGACGATGCTGACCTAAACCTTGCGGCAAAAAAGTGCGTTGAGGGTTCTTTGAGGAACGCAGGGCAGAGATGCGACGCAATAAGCGTGGTCTTAGTTCAAAAAAGTGTTGCGGATGCCTTTGTCGAAAAACTGTTGAGAGAGGTGGATGGATGGAAGTTCGGAGATCCTAGGGATCCGGACGTTATGATGGGCCCCATGATCAACAGAAAGGCTGTAGAGTATGTTCACGATCTGGTGAAGGATGCTCTGGAGAAAGGAGCTAAGTTGCTTAGGGGTGGAAGATACTGGGGATGCTACTTTGAGCCGACGGTTCTCGACTACGTTCCGCTCGAGGCCAGAATAGTATGGGAGGAAACGTTTGGTCCAGTCATACCGATCGTCAGGATAGAAAACGAGGACGAGGCGATAGAGATCTCGTATAGGTCCAAGTACGGGCTTGACTCTTGTGTATTTACGAATAACTTTTACAGAATGTGGAAGGTTGCGAAGAGGTTACAGGTTGGCGAAGTTACTATAAATGATATGCCTAGGCACGGTGTCGGCTTCTTCCCGTTCGGTGGTGTGAAGGATTCTGGCATAGGCAGGGAGGGCATAGGTTATAGTATAGACGAGATGACCGTGCTTAAGACTATCGTGTTCAACCTAGAGCCAGCCGGGCTCGGAAAGGCCAAGAAGGCACTTTAG
- a CDS encoding ribosome biogenesis protein, which translates to MTRIWKCKVCGRYTLSNEKCPLCGGPVKTPHPPNINLQDKYIDTVVKLRRGAEWRQR; encoded by the coding sequence TTGACAAGAATATGGAAGTGTAAGGTATGCGGTAGGTACACACTTTCGAACGAAAAGTGTCCACTATGCGGTGGACCCGTAAAAACTCCGCACCCGCCAAACATTAATCTTCAAGATAAGTATATTGATACTGTGGTGAAGTTGAGGAGAGGGGCGGAATGGAGACAAAGGTAG
- a CDS encoding S1 RNA-binding domain-containing protein, with product MSEKKLPEVGEIVIGTVKSVDKFGAYISLDEYENADAFIHVSEISLRWVRNIRDYLREGQKAVFKVLRSDPTTMQVDLSLRRVSKREKVEKLIWWKKKQKVKRVIKLLAEKTGLNRAELEKVFLESTRGNEIELYDAFEKLSKDEVIPDFLKNLPENTLNVLKEIVKQEIKRKSVVKKGILTLYCRSGNGVVVIRDAIKEAMSLVGKDQSVSVTVIGPPRYLLKVEAEDEETSERLLDRVAEKCMGYVISKGGKGEFKKS from the coding sequence ATGAGTGAAAAAAAGCTACCAGAAGTCGGCGAGATAGTTATCGGAACCGTGAAGAGTGTTGACAAGTTTGGTGCTTACATTTCGCTAGACGAGTACGAAAATGCTGATGCATTTATACATGTTTCTGAGATCTCACTAAGGTGGGTAAGGAACATCAGGGATTATCTTAGAGAGGGACAGAAAGCGGTATTCAAAGTGTTGCGTTCCGACCCGACAACGATGCAGGTTGACCTCTCTTTGAGGAGGGTTTCAAAAAGGGAGAAGGTGGAGAAATTAATTTGGTGGAAGAAGAAGCAAAAGGTCAAAAGAGTGATAAAACTTTTAGCAGAGAAGACTGGGCTTAATAGGGCAGAACTCGAGAAGGTTTTTCTTGAATCTACAAGGGGGAACGAGATAGAACTCTACGATGCATTTGAGAAGTTATCAAAGGACGAAGTAATCCCCGATTTTTTAAAAAACTTACCAGAGAATACCCTTAACGTCCTGAAAGAAATCGTAAAGCAGGAGATAAAGAGGAAGAGTGTCGTAAAGAAGGGCATCCTCACGTTATACTGCCGATCCGGGAATGGGGTTGTAGTCATTAGGGATGCTATCAAAGAGGCCATGTCGCTCGTAGGTAAGGACCAGAGCGTGAGCGTGACGGTCATAGGACCTCCCAGGTATCTTCTAAAGGTAGAGGCGGAAGACGAAGAAACGTCCGAGAGATTATTAGATCGAGTGGCAGAAAAATGTATGGGGTATGTAATTAGCAAGGGAGGAAAGGGAGAGTTCAAGAAAAGTTGA
- a CDS encoding RNA-binding protein (Sso10b; forms dimers; interacts with silencing protein Sir2 which regulates Alba by deacetylation of a lysine residue which affects DNA binding affinity; binds double-stranded DNA tightly distributed uniformly and abundantly on the chromosome), producing MSQTIRPSLILVGSKPAIRYVTACITLFNRGSELVVLRARGKNINNCLETVRLLRNGFLKNLKIVDVRIGSDEYETPNGQKRFVSYIEIFLNKG from the coding sequence ATGTCACAGACCATAAGGCCTAGCCTGATACTTGTTGGAAGCAAACCTGCGATAAGATATGTAACAGCCTGCATAACCCTCTTCAACAGAGGATCCGAGTTGGTTGTGCTAAGGGCCAGGGGTAAAAACATAAACAACTGTTTGGAAACGGTCAGGCTTTTACGTAACGGCTTTTTAAAGAACTTAAAGATTGTCGACGTAAGGATAGGAAGCGATGAGTATGAGACGCCCAATGGGCAAAAGAGGTTCGTGAGTTATATTGAAATTTTCCTAAATAAAGGTTAG
- a CDS encoding dihydrodipicolinate reductase yields the protein MVRFVSYGLGPIGSLITSVALARNGYELVGAIDVSPSIVGKDVGQVLGLNKLMGIKVESDAETVLKNTKPDVVFHATGSYLDKVYDQISLSIVHHADVISTCETLAYPYYRYPELAAKLDNEAKRYGVSVVGLGINPGFLMDLLPSLLTAPCVKISKIEVTRSLDASKRRKSFQKKIGLGLSQEEFRRRLLSGDITCHVGFSESVLLIASIIGVRLQKVTETTEPLLAKEEISVGDIRIKESHVRGILGQGIGYINGLDFIRLKLIAAVGEEDYEEIKIRGEPSLTWRCITGTPGDIATAAIVVNSVQRVIEARPGLLTVKDILPPVCPVVDVKL from the coding sequence ATGGTAAGGTTTGTCTCGTACGGTCTAGGTCCGATAGGATCGCTGATCACTTCGGTTGCTTTAGCGAGAAATGGCTACGAGCTGGTAGGAGCGATAGACGTTTCGCCAAGCATCGTAGGTAAGGATGTAGGCCAAGTTTTAGGTTTAAATAAGCTCATGGGCATAAAGGTCGAGTCCGATGCAGAAACGGTGCTTAAGAATACAAAACCAGACGTAGTATTTCATGCCACCGGAAGTTATCTTGATAAGGTGTATGACCAGATCTCATTGTCGATCGTCCATCATGCCGATGTGATATCAACATGCGAAACGTTGGCGTATCCGTATTATAGATATCCGGAGTTAGCGGCTAAACTCGACAACGAGGCAAAAAGGTATGGGGTAAGCGTCGTTGGTCTTGGTATTAATCCTGGCTTCCTTATGGACCTTCTGCCTTCGCTACTTACTGCACCCTGCGTAAAGATCAGCAAGATAGAAGTCACTAGGTCACTCGACGCAAGCAAGAGAAGGAAGTCTTTCCAGAAAAAGATAGGATTGGGACTTTCTCAAGAGGAGTTTAGGAGGAGGCTACTATCTGGTGACATAACATGTCACGTTGGCTTTTCAGAATCCGTACTCTTGATTGCCAGCATAATCGGTGTAAGACTTCAGAAAGTTACTGAAACAACGGAGCCGCTACTGGCGAAGGAAGAAATCTCTGTAGGTGATATACGGATTAAGGAATCGCACGTCAGAGGAATATTGGGTCAGGGTATCGGATACATTAACGGATTAGATTTCATTAGACTGAAGCTGATCGCTGCCGTGGGTGAAGAGGATTACGAGGAGATCAAGATACGCGGCGAGCCCAGTCTTACTTGGAGATGCATCACAGGCACACCTGGAGATATCGCAACCGCAGCCATAGTAGTAAACTCTGTGCAAAGGGTCATAGAGGCGAGACCAGGATTATTAACGGTTAAGGATATACTGCCCCCCGTGTGTCCGGTCGTTGACGTAAAGCTATAG
- a CDS encoding ribbon-helix-helix domain-containing protein, translated as MKLISVKMPEALIEGMDELVKKGLYPSRSAVMRMAVRDLLKNELGKFKSKDNER; from the coding sequence ATGAAGCTGATATCCGTCAAGATGCCAGAAGCCCTGATAGAAGGCATGGATGAACTCGTTAAAAAGGGCCTATATCCGAGTAGGAGCGCCGTGATGCGTATGGCAGTAAGAGACCTTCTAAAGAACGAACTAGGCAAGTTCAAGTCTAAAGATAATGAACGTTAA
- a CDS encoding 50S ribosomal protein L44e produces MKVPATIRTYCPKCNTHTQHTVSLYKKGKERSLAIGARRHQRELKGYGGQKYPIQREKAKTTERKTLILKCQVCGFQVFRGGIRLKKLEIVR; encoded by the coding sequence TTGAAGGTGCCCGCAACGATTCGTACATACTGCCCTAAGTGTAACACACATACGCAGCATACCGTATCTCTCTACAAAAAAGGCAAAGAGAGAAGTTTAGCAATAGGTGCTAGGAGGCATCAGAGAGAGCTAAAGGGATACGGTGGTCAAAAATACCCGATCCAACGTGAGAAGGCCAAGACAACCGAACGTAAAACTCTCATACTTAAATGCCAAGTCTGTGGCTTCCAAGTTTTTAGGGGCGGAATAAGGTTGAAGAAGTTGGAGATCGTGAGGTGA
- a CDS encoding amidase — protein MRKREILHLSIKEISEAIRTGEISPVELVMSVVERIKHLNPLLNAYISVFEQSVVDEASKAEAEIRAGRWLGPLHGVPLSIKDVFYLKDVKMTAGSPILKDFIARHDATVVRKLREAGAIFVGKTNLHEFAYGVTNVNPHFGATRNPWNLNRIAGGSSGGSAAAVAAGMCFASLGTDTGGSTRIPASLCGIVGFKPTYGLVSKYGVFPLAWSLDHVGILARSAWDVGILLETIAGYDPLDSTTLISKPFEVKQIDNYNVKRLRIGVPSSSFLEPLQEDVKRLFWNSLKKLEDEGWQVHEFDFKHFEHVSACRYIILLTEAASLHAGWLKKNPELYSDELRHRLMLGLLVPPDVYLKAQRARKVLLKEFLRAMKDLDLIACPTTSIIAPMIGEEKILVNGVELSVRLALLRLTEPFNALALPAISVPCGISEDGLPVGLQMVAKPFHDGLLLAAALAYEEITGNRYRIPPL, from the coding sequence ATGAGAAAACGTGAAATTCTCCACCTTTCTATAAAGGAAATCTCGGAGGCCATTAGGACCGGCGAGATCTCGCCCGTAGAGCTTGTAATGTCTGTCGTTGAGAGGATTAAGCATCTAAACCCTCTGTTGAACGCTTACATCTCCGTATTTGAGCAGTCTGTCGTCGATGAGGCTTCAAAGGCAGAAGCGGAGATACGTGCCGGAAGATGGTTGGGACCTCTACACGGTGTGCCGCTGTCCATCAAAGACGTATTTTACTTAAAGGACGTAAAGATGACAGCAGGTTCGCCCATACTTAAAGATTTCATAGCTAGGCATGACGCAACCGTTGTAAGGAAGTTGCGCGAAGCTGGTGCTATATTCGTAGGCAAGACAAATTTACACGAGTTCGCTTACGGTGTGACAAACGTCAATCCACATTTTGGAGCGACAAGAAACCCGTGGAATTTGAACAGAATCGCGGGCGGAAGCAGTGGCGGCTCCGCGGCAGCTGTAGCGGCCGGCATGTGCTTCGCATCGCTAGGCACGGACACAGGCGGCTCGACTAGAATACCGGCATCGCTTTGCGGCATCGTAGGTTTCAAACCAACTTACGGTCTAGTGAGCAAGTACGGCGTCTTTCCGCTCGCATGGTCCTTAGACCATGTTGGGATATTGGCGAGAAGTGCTTGGGACGTAGGGATCTTGTTAGAGACGATCGCAGGATATGATCCGTTAGATTCCACGACACTTATTTCCAAACCGTTCGAAGTAAAACAAATCGATAACTACAACGTAAAAAGGTTGAGGATCGGCGTACCGAGCAGTAGTTTCTTGGAACCGCTCCAAGAAGACGTCAAAAGGCTTTTCTGGAATTCCTTGAAAAAGTTGGAGGACGAGGGCTGGCAGGTCCATGAGTTCGACTTTAAACACTTTGAGCATGTATCCGCATGTAGGTACATCATTTTGTTGACGGAAGCAGCTTCTTTACATGCAGGCTGGCTCAAAAAGAATCCAGAGCTTTACAGCGATGAGCTGAGACATAGATTGATGCTTGGTTTGCTGGTTCCGCCAGACGTTTACCTGAAAGCTCAGAGGGCTAGGAAGGTACTCCTCAAGGAGTTCTTGAGGGCGATGAAGGATCTAGACCTTATAGCGTGCCCGACAACGTCGATAATCGCTCCGATGATAGGTGAGGAAAAAATCCTGGTGAATGGTGTGGAGTTAAGCGTAAGGCTAGCTTTGCTTAGGCTAACCGAACCATTTAACGCGCTTGCACTTCCTGCGATATCCGTGCCTTGCGGCATTTCAGAGGATGGTCTGCCGGTAGGCCTTCAGATGGTCGCTAAGCCTTTCCATGACGGTCTGTTACTCGCAGCAGCCTTAGCTTATGAAGAAATAACCGGCAACAGATATAGAATACCGCCGCTATAG
- a CDS encoding DUF2070 family protein: protein MTSNGISAMASRYRLLFRMPSSKVVMSFMVSFSLLTALLISLRVGVPSLAAYLCVLLISSSLGINVLFKKTLLKHEPIFSLNRINALSFVQMVLLFSATLIGFLISLITNDSWHMIVLVYVGLHISTFLGSSTLLSLRFKRLSLFYVFSPTLIQAIGIAFILGLNPSIAALLILASYGLGIAFSILTLFMMETFGKILGQSPLKLLRGFVLSMLEGDASYLEGILYKIGKATDIIVDTIIFRDKKEKTHILSVIVPRFHPGPVRSIGGSITPYMIERAFAAFGLEAIVLKGLAGHEMDIASREDGLRLAKQVLDSSLKALKEGDFSGIVLKPTTIISGKASANVFAFNGVKIAIVSLHPNPMEDLLPNIVSQESDKIVVVDAHNSFADNGDSQFNSDVHDVVDLMKKVESLPLNETYKDFYVGYARTVPKEYGLNDGLGPGGISCWILGVDGEEFVYIVVDGNNALPQVRSLVQNVLLKEGASGSELLTTDTHLVCAISLGGRGYHPVGEVLKPETVAEYASTLYKQAKAAMKLAEANFQRLVVKDVRVFSESVINYMAKSTIRSFRIFVTGMLSSIIISILMLLMLI, encoded by the coding sequence TTGACGAGTAACGGAATCTCGGCTATGGCTTCAAGATACAGGCTGCTCTTCAGGATGCCAAGCTCAAAGGTCGTTATGAGTTTCATGGTGTCATTTTCATTACTGACGGCTTTACTCATATCTCTACGCGTAGGAGTACCGAGTCTTGCAGCATATCTCTGCGTTTTGCTGATATCGTCGTCTTTGGGCATAAACGTGCTCTTTAAGAAAACTCTACTAAAACATGAACCCATATTTTCGCTTAATAGAATCAACGCGCTATCGTTCGTCCAGATGGTGCTTTTATTCTCTGCTACGCTCATAGGATTTCTAATATCGCTCATCACGAACGACAGCTGGCATATGATCGTACTGGTGTACGTTGGACTACACATATCAACTTTTCTGGGTTCTTCAACCCTCTTGTCGCTTAGGTTCAAACGTCTTTCACTGTTCTATGTTTTTTCACCGACGCTCATACAAGCTATAGGTATAGCGTTCATTCTAGGACTCAATCCCAGCATAGCGGCTTTACTCATCTTAGCGTCTTACGGTCTTGGTATCGCGTTCTCGATATTAACGTTGTTCATGATGGAGACGTTCGGGAAAATCTTAGGACAATCGCCTCTCAAGCTTCTTAGAGGGTTTGTCCTCAGCATGCTTGAAGGTGACGCATCTTACCTTGAAGGAATATTATACAAAATCGGTAAGGCGACCGATATAATCGTGGACACGATAATCTTCAGGGACAAGAAGGAAAAAACTCACATACTCTCCGTCATTGTACCGCGCTTTCACCCTGGACCCGTAAGGTCGATAGGGGGTAGCATCACACCGTACATGATAGAGAGGGCGTTTGCCGCTTTCGGCTTGGAGGCGATAGTTCTCAAAGGATTAGCCGGACACGAAATGGACATAGCCTCACGTGAAGATGGTTTAAGGTTAGCTAAGCAAGTCCTTGACTCTTCGCTTAAAGCACTGAAAGAAGGCGATTTCAGCGGAATAGTCTTAAAACCAACGACGATAATCTCGGGTAAAGCATCGGCAAACGTGTTCGCTTTTAATGGTGTAAAGATTGCCATAGTAAGTCTACATCCTAACCCCATGGAGGATTTATTGCCCAACATAGTATCACAAGAATCTGATAAAATAGTGGTCGTTGACGCACATAACTCCTTCGCGGACAACGGTGATAGCCAATTTAACTCAGACGTTCACGACGTTGTAGATTTAATGAAAAAGGTAGAATCTCTTCCTTTAAATGAAACCTACAAGGATTTCTACGTAGGTTACGCAAGGACAGTTCCTAAAGAGTATGGTCTGAACGATGGCCTGGGCCCAGGCGGGATATCGTGTTGGATATTGGGGGTTGATGGTGAGGAATTTGTCTACATCGTCGTAGACGGCAACAATGCTCTACCGCAGGTGAGGTCTTTAGTGCAGAACGTGCTGCTCAAAGAAGGCGCATCAGGTAGCGAGTTGTTAACGACGGATACGCATCTAGTTTGTGCTATAAGCCTGGGTGGAAGAGGTTATCATCCGGTTGGCGAAGTGCTGAAGCCAGAAACAGTCGCAGAGTACGCTAGTACCCTGTATAAGCAGGCAAAGGCTGCTATGAAGTTAGCCGAGGCAAATTTCCAAAGGTTGGTGGTGAAGGACGTCAGGGTCTTCTCGGAAAGCGTAATCAACTACATGGCGAAGAGCACGATAAGGTCCTTCAGGATTTTTGTCACCGGAATGCTTTCGAGTATTATAATTTCGATTTTGATGTTGCTGATGCTTATATAA
- a CDS encoding PAC2 family protein: protein METKVVLEKGVDLKGAYVIEIAPSPGAAGLIAGAFLIDALKAEKVGEILSPHFPQVSLVNEEGIASPSRIDLHFYFDKRTDLKLLFVIRNFPVESGDGSYLVAKKLYEFLKTKGVEALYCLGSGRITGNGEVFISTAKLEHAKDLLNAGAKMAPSQDVLPIDRLTSFLLLFFARDGKRTCLLLSDSPSYIPDPSAAKKLLETLLRAFKMELDLSKLDEDIKRYQQLLEGLEKSVLGQTEPAREERPTREPFYIG, encoded by the coding sequence ATGGAGACAAAGGTAGTGCTTGAGAAGGGTGTGGATCTTAAGGGCGCATACGTGATAGAGATAGCGCCATCGCCTGGTGCTGCCGGTTTAATAGCGGGCGCGTTCTTGATAGATGCCCTAAAGGCTGAGAAGGTTGGTGAAATTCTATCACCGCACTTCCCTCAGGTGAGCCTCGTAAATGAAGAAGGCATAGCGTCACCGTCGCGTATAGACCTACACTTTTACTTCGATAAGAGAACAGACCTAAAGCTTTTGTTCGTTATTAGGAATTTTCCCGTAGAAAGCGGCGACGGTAGTTATTTAGTGGCTAAAAAGCTCTACGAGTTTTTAAAAACAAAAGGTGTTGAAGCCCTTTATTGTCTAGGAAGTGGAAGGATAACCGGGAACGGTGAAGTTTTTATCTCAACAGCAAAGTTGGAGCATGCTAAAGATCTATTGAACGCCGGCGCCAAAATGGCACCTAGTCAAGACGTCCTTCCGATAGATAGGCTGACGTCTTTTCTTTTACTCTTCTTTGCGCGGGATGGAAAGAGAACGTGTTTGCTCTTATCGGACTCGCCGTCCTATATACCAGATCCCAGCGCCGCCAAAAAATTATTAGAGACACTCCTTAGGGCATTTAAAATGGAACTGGATTTGAGCAAACTGGATGAAGATATAAAAAGGTACCAGCAATTGCTTGAAGGCCTAGAAAAGAGCGTACTCGGCCAAACTGAACCAGCCCGCGAAGAGAGACCGACGAGAGAACCATTCTACATAGGATGA
- a CDS encoding MBL fold metallo-hydrolase, whose translation MRASYESGALIACKDTMLAFDAAGDYSDISLRCITHAHVDHTTKVNEPNTLMSPETYELLKALGRLKKSARTLEFEKATQVRSVRLAAVNAGHILGSCQYVIECDGKAILFSGDVNVYDTLVTRAAKPVNVDTMILEATYGDPNFVFPDREVIYSNIVKWICGCLKGGSVPAFRTYLVGKSQEIIRLVNKYLGIPVVVNDAVARACEVYNKFGLGLSYLRKSTTAGKEALRTGECVYVSNYRTNVPTGRRMRWAIATGWALRYRFEYYDAAFPLSSHADFRGLVSHVEACAPKKVYTMHGYSKRLAKELERRGFAATNLESVGALVPLSYYEEKKT comes from the coding sequence ATGAGAGCATCCTATGAAAGCGGTGCGCTCATCGCATGCAAAGACACTATGTTAGCCTTCGACGCGGCCGGAGATTACTCGGACATCTCTTTGAGGTGCATAACCCATGCGCACGTGGACCATACTACGAAGGTGAACGAACCTAACACGTTGATGAGTCCTGAAACCTATGAGCTCTTAAAGGCCTTAGGACGCCTTAAGAAAAGCGCGCGTACCTTAGAATTCGAGAAAGCGACGCAGGTAAGGTCTGTAAGGTTGGCCGCGGTGAACGCCGGCCACATACTGGGCTCATGCCAGTACGTGATCGAATGCGATGGTAAAGCGATACTTTTTAGTGGAGACGTGAACGTCTATGATACGCTCGTTACAAGAGCGGCCAAACCTGTAAACGTCGATACCATGATTCTGGAAGCGACATACGGCGACCCTAACTTCGTGTTCCCTGATAGGGAAGTGATCTATTCTAATATTGTGAAGTGGATTTGTGGATGTCTAAAAGGCGGGAGTGTTCCTGCTTTCAGGACATACCTTGTCGGAAAGTCTCAGGAAATCATAAGGCTTGTTAATAAATATCTAGGGATACCCGTGGTCGTGAATGATGCCGTTGCTAGAGCGTGTGAGGTTTATAATAAGTTTGGTTTGGGTCTTTCTTATCTTCGTAAAAGCACAACCGCTGGTAAGGAGGCCTTAAGGACTGGCGAGTGTGTTTACGTGAGCAACTATAGGACTAACGTTCCAACCGGCAGAAGGATGAGATGGGCTATAGCGACAGGTTGGGCGCTTAGGTACAGGTTCGAATACTACGACGCCGCATTCCCGCTGAGCAGTCATGCCGATTTTAGAGGGTTGGTAAGTCATGTCGAGGCATGTGCACCTAAGAAAGTCTACACGATGCATGGTTACAGCAAGCGTCTTGCCAAAGAGCTAGAGAGGAGGGGTTTCGCGGCTACAAATCTCGAATCTGTCGGGGCTCTCGTACCCTTATCCTACTACGAAGAAAAGAAGACCTAG
- a CDS encoding 30S ribosomal protein S27e — MVDETDWSKLIPKPTSKFLLVSCDECNNKQIVFEHAKTVVRCKVCNSILAKPRGGKAQIIGKVLDVYE, encoded by the coding sequence TTGGTCGATGAGACCGACTGGAGTAAACTCATCCCTAAACCCACGTCAAAGTTCTTATTAGTAAGTTGCGACGAGTGTAACAATAAACAGATAGTGTTCGAGCATGCGAAGACTGTCGTGAGATGTAAAGTTTGTAACTCAATTTTAGCGAAGCCGAGAGGTGGAAAGGCTCAGATAATCGGAAAGGTGCTCGATGTTTATGAGTGA